A genomic region of Armatimonadota bacterium contains the following coding sequences:
- a CDS encoding BON domain-containing protein, with product MKFPHTILIILLICMLAGGAQAQNITDTQIKEKILSRIKPQLRPLDDITVNVQNGVVTITGKVAELQTKQSILNFAKRTIGVEQIVDQITVVPLQKQTDNQILREIRTALQGNLSKDEISAIKVRVENGVVTLTGTLNNSYSKQIAGLAASLVAGVIDVKNEIVVRPKIFRTDAEILADVQDRFRKNAFVANQKIDISVKNGIVTLNGIVDSFTQVEQAEAIARFTPGVVDVQNLLFVR from the coding sequence ATGAAATTTCCGCATACAATTTTGATAATTCTGCTGATATGCATGCTTGCAGGGGGCGCTCAAGCTCAGAATATAACCGATACACAAATTAAAGAGAAGATTCTCAGTCGAATAAAGCCCCAACTAAGGCCCCTTGATGACATTACAGTTAACGTTCAAAACGGAGTTGTCACAATCACTGGCAAGGTTGCCGAACTCCAAACCAAACAAAGCATACTCAATTTTGCAAAGAGGACAATTGGAGTTGAGCAAATAGTTGATCAGATAACCGTTGTGCCTTTGCAGAAGCAAACTGACAATCAAATTCTTAGAGAAATCCGCACAGCACTCCAAGGCAACCTCAGCAAGGACGAAATCTCCGCAATAAAAGTTCGTGTGGAGAACGGAGTCGTTACACTTACCGGCACCCTCAACAACAGCTACTCAAAACAAATTGCTGGATTGGCTGCCAGCTTGGTTGCTGGCGTTATAGACGTAAAGAATGAAATTGTAGTGCGCCCGAAGATTTTTCGAACAGACGCGGAAATATTAGCCGATGTGCAAGATCGCTTTAGAAAAAATGCGTTTGTTGCAAACCAAAAGATAGATATTTCGGTCAAAAATGGCATAGTTACCCTCAACGGGATTGTAGATAGTTTTACGCAGGTTGAGCAAGCAGAAGCAATCGCCAGATTCACTCCTGGTGTTGTTGACGTCCAAAATCTCCTTTTTGTTAGATAG
- a CDS encoding DNA polymerase ligase N-terminal domain-containing protein — protein sequence MSRFVVQEHHASHLHWDFRLEMDGVLKSWAVPKGPPESPGIRRLAVQVDDHPLDYIDFEGEIAEGEYGAGTVTIWDRGYFELKERSKDKIVFDLHGERLKGGYALIHMRGNQWIMLKRKD from the coding sequence ATGAGCCGATTTGTTGTTCAAGAACACCATGCTTCACATTTGCATTGGGACTTCAGGTTGGAGATGGACGGAGTGCTCAAGAGCTGGGCAGTTCCTAAGGGGCCTCCGGAATCACCTGGGATCCGGCGGTTGGCGGTCCAGGTGGATGATCATCCGCTGGACTATATAGATTTTGAGGGTGAGATAGCAGAGGGCGAATATGGTGCTGGAACGGTAACTATTTGGGACCGCGGCTACTTTGAACTAAAAGAGCGCAGTAAGGATAAGATTGTTTTTGACTTGCATGGAGAGCGCTTGAAGGGAGGATATGCGCTAATACACATGCGAGGCAACCAATGGATTATGCTCAAACGCAAAGATTAG
- a CDS encoding MBL fold metallo-hydrolase RNA specificity domain-containing protein: protein MATITCFDGVGCIGGNKIFLKDKNTGLWFDFGLNVSHMGKFYEEYLQPKTCLGLYEPIQMGLIPPISNLYREDLESSIANPWEGVEIHDIGETHGILISHGHLDHLGSIHYVKGNIPIYCSAMTLALAKACQDIGMGNECSYISERREKPTGELEVARDQPTVSRPYCLTDEEPNENLIEFWNSTPSSRKAHKPKPIIKSSKCGDLNIYRFSVDHSIYGASAWAVETSEGWLVYTGDLRCHGTACHCTWDFADKVKKLKPRALIIEGTRINSNTKRTEEDVYNNALQEVKKAEGLVVADFNSRNVERLNAFLKIAKETDRKLAILTKDAYLIRAMRLVDSNIPSLDDDNIVIYSEFEATTTNWKKSIKDEYKHKLIEPKDVRKNQDKFICCFRFFDVNELALIKPIAGSIWIYSSCEAFNEEMKIDQERLKAWLEKYDMVFLGGTDDDQGNPFHVSGHANGADILKLIEEIQPEIVIPIHTEEKNLSIFNDSLKGKCQVKVPEVGVPINLY from the coding sequence ATGGCGACCATCACATGCTTCGACGGTGTTGGGTGCATCGGCGGCAATAAGATTTTCCTCAAAGACAAAAATACGGGGCTCTGGTTCGACTTTGGCCTCAACGTTTCCCACATGGGCAAGTTTTATGAAGAATACTTACAGCCAAAAACTTGCCTAGGCCTTTATGAACCAATCCAGATGGGGCTAATTCCTCCCATCAGCAACCTTTACCGTGAGGACTTAGAATCCAGCATTGCCAATCCCTGGGAAGGTGTAGAAATCCACGATATCGGAGAAACGCACGGCATTCTTATATCACACGGCCACCTAGATCATCTTGGCAGTATTCACTATGTAAAGGGTAACATCCCAATTTACTGCTCCGCCATGACCCTAGCACTCGCAAAAGCGTGCCAAGATATTGGCATGGGAAACGAGTGTTCATATATCTCCGAACGCAGGGAAAAACCTACCGGCGAACTCGAAGTTGCTAGAGACCAACCAACCGTTTCGCGACCCTACTGCCTTACTGATGAAGAGCCTAATGAAAACTTAATAGAATTCTGGAACTCAACCCCATCGTCTAGAAAGGCACATAAACCGAAGCCTATCATAAAATCTTCAAAGTGCGGAGACTTGAATATCTACCGTTTTTCCGTAGACCATTCAATTTATGGAGCATCAGCTTGGGCAGTAGAAACAAGTGAAGGATGGTTGGTTTACACAGGCGATTTGCGATGCCACGGAACAGCTTGCCATTGTACATGGGATTTTGCAGATAAGGTAAAAAAACTCAAGCCCCGCGCGCTAATAATCGAAGGAACACGCATCAACTCTAACACTAAGCGAACCGAAGAAGATGTCTATAATAATGCTCTTCAAGAGGTAAAAAAGGCGGAAGGTTTAGTGGTTGCTGACTTTAATTCAAGAAACGTAGAAAGGCTAAACGCTTTCCTAAAAATTGCCAAAGAAACCGACAGAAAATTGGCAATATTAACGAAAGACGCTTACCTCATAAGGGCAATGAGGCTTGTAGATTCTAACATTCCATCGCTTGATGACGACAACATCGTAATCTATTCTGAGTTTGAGGCGACTACAACCAATTGGAAAAAATCAATTAAAGATGAATATAAACATAAGCTTATTGAACCAAAAGACGTCAGAAAGAACCAAGATAAGTTCATTTGCTGCTTCAGATTCTTTGACGTAAACGAACTAGCCTTGATTAAGCCCATCGCTGGTTCAATATGGATATATTCGTCGTGCGAGGCTTTTAATGAAGAAATGAAAATTGACCAAGAAAGGCTAAAAGCCTGGTTGGAAAAATACGATATGGTATTTCTCGGTGGCACAGACGACGACCAGGGCAACCCATTTCATGTTTCCGGACATGCAAACGGTGCTGATATACTAAAATTGATAGAAGAAATCCAACCGGAGATTGTCATACCCATCCACACCGAAGAGAAAAACCTTTCGATATTTAACGATTCCCTTAAAGGAAAATGCCAAGTTAAAGTTCCCGAAGTGGGGGTACCAATTAATCTTTATTGA
- a CDS encoding tetratricopeptide repeat protein, with the protein MKASGTSFAQRLLWLGPFVVAVALGILVYLRAVNGPFIWDDEVLVQQLDMHTGEGWWQIFTTGFLIDPSGGKAAFYRPIIVASLLFDRALWGDNTLGYHLTNLFFHAITILFVGVLTWQILRSRIAAIASAFLFAVHPIHADSVCWISGRTDVICAAFLIPGICAYMEYYRSKRRVFLVLSLVLILLALMSKELAVLSPVLIALSAWASGVRDYRKLLKDAIPYVVLAVVFLGARHFVLKEAMAPSVLVPPKARAAIIGFSLFAHLQMLLLPWTAKLGYGYLPNQIINNTSLLRGAFVCALAFCFWSISLTMPILFFGMAWFLVTIGLISGITGPYLAGLVAQRLLYIPSFGLAIVFGWLIAKAVESGKYVRYAGLALALGVIVAFSFLSVKQSVLYTDDVIFWQRFIKDVPLNPAAYYNLGVAYVSNGEPERAISYLRKAIKLAPSIAMNYYAMGQALSQLNRVDEAISYFEKAAHLDPNNEIIQQGLMEIYERKRAEIGLPGQPHQ; encoded by the coding sequence ATGAAGGCTTCGGGTACATCGTTTGCCCAGAGATTGCTATGGTTAGGCCCGTTTGTTGTCGCTGTTGCCCTGGGAATTTTGGTTTATCTCCGGGCTGTGAACGGGCCATTCATCTGGGATGATGAAGTTTTGGTCCAGCAGCTTGACATGCATACAGGCGAAGGTTGGTGGCAAATATTCACAACTGGGTTCTTAATTGACCCTTCAGGTGGAAAAGCTGCTTTCTACCGCCCAATAATAGTTGCCTCTCTGCTTTTTGACCGTGCACTGTGGGGTGATAATACTCTTGGCTATCATCTTACGAATCTATTCTTCCATGCAATTACAATTCTATTTGTTGGAGTTTTGACCTGGCAGATTCTTCGCAGTCGCATTGCCGCAATTGCGTCTGCGTTCTTGTTCGCTGTTCATCCAATCCACGCTGATTCTGTATGTTGGATTTCTGGCCGTACCGATGTGATATGCGCAGCATTCCTTATCCCTGGGATATGCGCATATATGGAGTATTATCGCAGTAAGCGTCGGGTTTTTCTGGTGCTTTCACTTGTGCTTATTCTTCTTGCGTTAATGTCGAAGGAACTTGCGGTCCTGTCGCCAGTTTTAATAGCTCTTTCGGCGTGGGCATCAGGGGTTAGAGATTATCGGAAGTTGCTTAAAGATGCCATACCGTACGTGGTACTTGCAGTTGTCTTCCTGGGTGCGCGGCATTTTGTTTTGAAAGAAGCAATGGCTCCATCGGTTCTTGTGCCGCCGAAAGCGCGTGCGGCAATAATAGGCTTTTCATTATTTGCACATTTGCAGATGCTTTTGCTACCTTGGACCGCAAAGCTTGGCTACGGATACTTGCCGAACCAAATCATCAACAATACTAGCCTATTGCGCGGTGCCTTTGTATGCGCACTTGCGTTTTGTTTTTGGTCAATCAGTCTCACTATGCCCATACTATTCTTTGGCATGGCATGGTTCTTGGTGACAATTGGCTTGATATCTGGTATTACTGGGCCATATCTAGCAGGTTTGGTAGCGCAAAGATTGCTATATATCCCTTCTTTTGGGTTAGCTATCGTCTTTGGGTGGCTAATCGCCAAGGCAGTGGAAAGCGGTAAATATGTGCGCTATGCAGGCTTGGCTTTGGCTCTTGGTGTAATAGTTGCCTTTTCGTTCTTAAGCGTCAAACAGTCGGTTTTATATACTGACGATGTCATATTTTGGCAGCGATTTATTAAAGATGTTCCTCTCAACCCCGCCGCATATTACAACCTTGGAGTCGCATATGTGTCGAACGGCGAGCCAGAAAGGGCGATTTCTTATCTCCGAAAGGCAATCAAGCTTGCCCCAAGCATTGCAATGAACTATTATGCAATGGGACAAGCTCTGAGTCAGTTAAATAGGGTGGATGAGGCAATTTCATATTTTGAGAAGGCGGCACACCTGGACCCAAATAACGAGATAATCCAACAAGGGCTAATGGAAATCTATGAGAGAAAACGTGCTGAAATTGGGTTGCCAGGCCAACCTCATCAATAA
- a CDS encoding isochorismatase family cysteine hydrolase, whose translation MEILECQGTNEFIRGREEFLAFLKDWMDRLPEARMKDIVEAAGGAENVAIVCVDVIVGFCGKGRLASPRVATIVEPIVELFKLAYSHGITNFVLPQDQHPIDSPEFEAYGPHSIVGTEEAETMPQLKALPFSDLFVVLPKQSINAAIDTEFPNWLERHNNIKRFIVVGDVTDICIYQIATHLRARANQFKMDYEVIVPEDCVDTWDTPVTVAKEMGIMPHDADLLHAVFLYHMALNAIQVVRRIT comes from the coding sequence ATGGAAATCCTGGAATGTCAAGGTACTAATGAGTTTATTCGCGGGCGTGAGGAGTTCCTTGCTTTTCTAAAGGATTGGATGGACCGCTTGCCTGAGGCGCGGATGAAGGATATAGTTGAGGCGGCTGGCGGGGCTGAAAATGTCGCGATTGTGTGTGTTGACGTAATTGTTGGTTTTTGCGGAAAAGGCAGGCTAGCCAGCCCCAGAGTTGCGACTATCGTTGAGCCTATTGTTGAGCTTTTCAAACTCGCATATTCGCATGGCATAACGAATTTTGTGCTGCCGCAAGACCAACACCCAATTGATTCGCCGGAATTTGAGGCGTATGGACCTCATTCGATTGTAGGGACGGAAGAGGCCGAGACAATGCCCCAACTTAAGGCGCTTCCATTTTCCGACCTTTTTGTCGTCCTTCCAAAGCAGAGCATAAATGCGGCGATTGACACGGAATTTCCCAATTGGCTTGAGAGGCATAATAATATTAAGCGTTTCATTGTAGTTGGTGACGTCACCGATATATGCATATATCAAATTGCAACCCATTTGAGGGCGAGAGCTAATCAGTTTAAAATGGACTACGAAGTCATTGTTCCGGAAGACTGTGTGGATACTTGGGACACACCAGTAACAGTTGCAAAAGAAATGGGCATAATGCCTCATGATGCGGATCTTTTGCATGCTGTATTTCTATATCACATGGCTCTCAATGCTATACAGGTCGTGCGGAGAATAACATAA
- a CDS encoding aspartate ammonia-lyase: protein MSKNKNEKERNPDSRIERDWLGEKEVPADALYGIHTVRALENFPISGQKAIPEFIAALAMVKKAAAVANMRIGRLNEDIGLAIRDAADEIIHGKWHDQIVVDVFQAGAGTSLNMNMNEVIANRALELLNLPKGSYDVINPNDHVNMSQSSNDVFPTAMRITALKLGNRLLESLSELEDVLWSKADEFDHVLKSARTHLRDAVPIRLGQELAAYAVTIGKVSRHVHIAMESLKELNIGATAVGTGINSTIAYRVIALDELKEYTEMEDLRPPESWVEVTQSANDFLDISGAVRDTAVALMKIAGDIILMYSGPMTGFAEIDLPVAQAGSSIIPGKVNPSMAEVLEMVCCQVIGNDSVIAHAARSGRLDLNTMTPVIARNLFESLIILRNAVSVFTEKALRGMVANEERCRTFAENSLGLATALSPKIGYQAASMVAQEALLTGKSIREVIIENGLLTPEELDRLLKPDVLTEPGIPDTS from the coding sequence ATGAGCAAGAATAAGAACGAGAAAGAAAGAAACCCTGACAGCCGCATCGAGCGCGACTGGCTTGGGGAAAAAGAAGTTCCGGCAGATGCTTTATACGGGATTCATACGGTTCGCGCTCTTGAAAACTTCCCAATAAGCGGACAGAAAGCTATCCCCGAGTTCATCGCGGCTTTGGCAATGGTAAAAAAAGCCGCGGCAGTAGCAAACATGCGAATTGGCCGTTTAAACGAAGACATTGGCTTAGCAATCCGTGATGCCGCCGACGAAATAATCCATGGCAAATGGCACGACCAAATTGTTGTAGACGTGTTCCAAGCCGGGGCTGGCACCTCGCTTAACATGAATATGAATGAAGTGATTGCAAACCGTGCCCTCGAATTGCTTAACCTCCCAAAAGGAAGCTATGATGTAATCAATCCCAATGACCATGTTAATATGTCACAATCGTCCAATGACGTCTTTCCAACTGCTATGCGCATTACTGCTTTAAAATTAGGCAACCGACTTTTGGAATCGCTTTCAGAGCTTGAAGACGTTCTTTGGAGCAAAGCAGATGAATTCGACCATGTGCTAAAGTCGGCACGCACGCATCTTCGCGACGCTGTGCCAATACGCCTCGGCCAAGAGCTAGCCGCATACGCGGTTACCATCGGAAAGGTCTCTCGCCATGTTCACATAGCTATGGAGAGCCTAAAGGAACTCAATATCGGAGCGACTGCCGTTGGCACAGGAATCAACTCCACAATTGCATATAGAGTTATAGCCCTGGATGAACTAAAAGAATATACCGAAATGGAAGACCTTCGCCCACCAGAAAGCTGGGTCGAAGTTACCCAGAGTGCAAATGATTTTCTCGATATTTCGGGAGCCGTCCGAGATACCGCAGTTGCTTTAATGAAAATAGCAGGCGACATAATCCTCATGTATTCAGGACCAATGACAGGCTTTGCCGAAATAGACCTGCCTGTCGCTCAGGCAGGTTCCTCAATCATTCCAGGAAAGGTCAACCCATCGATGGCTGAAGTGCTTGAAATGGTATGCTGCCAAGTGATAGGCAACGACTCGGTCATTGCTCATGCGGCGAGAAGCGGCCGCCTCGACCTCAACACAATGACACCAGTCATAGCACGCAACCTATTCGAATCTTTGATAATTCTAAGGAACGCTGTTTCGGTATTTACGGAAAAAGCCCTCCGCGGAATGGTAGCAAACGAGGAGCGTTGCCGCACTTTTGCAGAGAATAGCTTGGGGCTGGCAACCGCATTGAGCCCAAAAATTGGCTACCAAGCTGCCTCAATGGTAGCCCAAGAAGCGCTTCTTACAGGGAAATCCATCCGCGAGGTCATCATTGAAAATGGCCTCCTTACCCCTGAGGAACTCGACCGGCTCCTAAAACCGGATGTCCTAACCGAACCTGGAATCCCTGATACCTCCTAG
- a CDS encoding GAF domain-containing protein, whose product MEVLSPEIEKAPEIEAEQDILIQQTQPAKRYAVRMILCSAALGALIWAIRDLPLFGWIYSNPGVHALTEGYAGLLDLGLIYCMWIHYYVNGERRALLATIAFSGAGIALIVHGIASLINPISCSIIERVVNYYCIGWQIACAILLAAAARDEKVEELETVRRMGKRPIIASLSLSICLAVCLPILARCNLKLQENLPFGLGGIWQNFKEQLANKSLHDALLVTATFAALYVGANAYAKREDSFTRSLMVFGSFIALSQMADAASGLDYSIMWWLAHLFRLCGFFLLVIYMAKEFGASYSDAHARISHLEAVHYMSSSLSNTLDLRVVLLAMVSDMARMLSATYASVMLANEEGTTLTTYATYGLPEMPLNPRKPQNVEGSGRPGFYSGHTAKAFREKRIVVVDDVFADVEFIPWRVLAASSGYAVSVPLVYQDVALGVLNLFFNKHVPLNDEKMRLFQTVASAAAVAIANAQLYEKSLAADLSSAFNPASSPKIRFAS is encoded by the coding sequence TTGGAAGTATTGTCACCTGAAATTGAGAAAGCTCCCGAAATAGAAGCCGAGCAAGACATATTAATTCAGCAGACACAGCCTGCAAAACGATACGCCGTCAGGATGATTCTATGTTCGGCTGCGTTAGGCGCGCTGATTTGGGCAATTCGGGACTTGCCCCTGTTTGGATGGATATACTCTAACCCAGGGGTACATGCGCTCACAGAAGGTTATGCGGGGCTTCTTGACCTTGGCCTCATTTACTGTATGTGGATTCACTACTATGTAAATGGTGAGCGCAGAGCCCTTTTGGCTACAATTGCTTTTAGCGGCGCCGGCATAGCGCTTATTGTACATGGAATAGCAAGCTTAATTAATCCAATCTCCTGTTCAATCATCGAAAGAGTTGTGAACTATTACTGTATAGGTTGGCAAATTGCCTGCGCCATTCTTCTTGCAGCTGCAGCAAGGGACGAAAAGGTGGAAGAGCTCGAAACCGTGCGCCGGATGGGCAAGAGACCTATAATTGCCAGCTTATCACTTTCCATATGCCTCGCAGTCTGTCTACCCATACTTGCTAGATGCAACTTAAAGTTGCAGGAAAATTTGCCATTTGGGCTGGGCGGCATTTGGCAAAACTTCAAAGAACAGTTAGCGAATAAAAGCCTCCACGATGCACTTCTAGTGACTGCCACATTCGCCGCACTATATGTGGGCGCAAATGCTTATGCAAAGCGAGAAGACAGTTTTACTCGTTCGCTCATGGTCTTTGGCTCATTCATAGCACTCTCACAAATGGCTGATGCCGCATCTGGGCTGGATTACAGCATTATGTGGTGGCTAGCACATTTGTTTAGGCTCTGCGGCTTCTTCCTTCTGGTCATTTATATGGCAAAAGAGTTTGGTGCGTCATACTCAGACGCACACGCCAGGATTTCACATCTAGAAGCCGTCCACTACATGTCATCAAGCTTATCAAATACACTCGACCTTCGCGTAGTATTGCTAGCGATGGTTTCCGACATGGCTAGAATGCTTTCTGCCACATATGCTTCGGTCATGCTTGCTAACGAAGAAGGAACAACTCTCACCACCTATGCGACATATGGTTTGCCTGAAATGCCCCTAAACCCTAGGAAGCCGCAGAACGTAGAGGGAAGTGGCAGGCCAGGATTTTATTCCGGCCATACAGCAAAAGCGTTCAGAGAAAAGCGCATAGTCGTTGTAGATGATGTTTTCGCAGATGTTGAGTTTATCCCTTGGAGGGTTCTAGCCGCAAGCAGCGGTTATGCCGTATCAGTGCCGCTGGTATATCAAGATGTCGCCCTAGGTGTATTGAATTTATTTTTCAACAAACATGTCCCTTTGAATGACGAAAAAATGCGTCTTTTCCAGACGGTTGCATCCGCAGCTGCAGTGGCAATCGCAAATGCTCAGCTATATGAAAAGTCTCTAGCTGCCGACCTCTCCTCTGCTTTCAATCCAGCCTCTTCCCCAAAGATTCGATTTGCATCTTAG